A genomic stretch from Rhinoderma darwinii isolate aRhiDar2 unplaced genomic scaffold, aRhiDar2.hap1 Scaffold_4522, whole genome shotgun sequence includes:
- the LYVE1 gene encoding lymphatic vessel endothelial hyaluronic acid receptor 1 isoform X1 encodes MSRLFGIVFLLLSFILKGYFSTFSSDVKDLAQSSCRIAGVVLVENTNRLKKFNYTMAESACESLGLQLASKAHVEKAKGYGFETCSYGWVLDKIGVIPRIQNNEYCGKNKTGVVTWKVDLSKTFVSAYCFNDSDVRINSCKPELMVAQFPSTAVMPTSGSIMASTILNTETQTLPGLTSRPHVMTTAKDSTTSLYTTRTTRSTTPMTTTKTTPKTTTMTLTTVAQKNERIVFGGLPTTLLILALVFFMAAVVLAVCYIKKYKTHLLFTTKKKKEKESVEAKVFKDTSGAENTKEEERESNGKEAVSPQKPTGNSIEVEV; translated from the exons ATGTCTCGTCTCTTTGGGATTGTATTTTTGCTCCTGTCCTTCATCCTGAAGGGTTATTTTTCCACCTTCTCTTCTGATGTAAAAG ATCTTGCACAATCAAGTTGCAGAATAGCCGGTGTAGTGCTGGTGGAGAATACAAACCGTTTAAAGAAATTTAACTATACAATGGCGGAAAGTGCGTGCGAGTCACTGGGACTACAGCTCGCCAGCAAGGCTCATGTGGAGAAGGCCAAGGGATATGGATTTGAGACGTGCAG ctatGGATGGGTATTGGACAAAATTGGAGTCATCCCACGGATCCAAAACAACGAATACTGCGGCAAGAACAAAACCGGGGTCGTCACCTGGAAAGTTGACCTCAGCAAAACCTTCGTCAGCGCCTATTGTTTCAATGACTCCG ACGTCCGGATTAATTCCTGTAAGCCGGAGCTGATGGTCGCACAATTCCCGAGCACCGCGGTGATGCCAACCTCTGGATCCATCATGGCGTCGACCATCCTAAATACAGAAACGCAGACGCTGCCAGGACTGACATCCAGACCGCACGTGATGACGACAGCGAAAGACTCGACCACATCATTATATACAACGAGGACTACGCGATCTACAACACCAATGACAACGACAAAAACAACACCAAAAACAACGACAATGACACTGACAACAGTGGCGCAAAAAAATGAGAGAATCGTATTTGGAG GATTGCCGACGACGCTGCTCATACTGGCGCTGGTGTTCTTTATGGCGGCCGTGGTCCTCGCCGTTTGCTATATTAAAAA GTACAAAACGCATTTACTCTTCACCACCAAGAAGAAAAAGGAGAAAGAGTCCGTGGAGGCCAAAGTGTTCAAAGACACGTCGGGCGCCGAAAACACGAAAGAGGAAGA
- the LYVE1 gene encoding lymphatic vessel endothelial hyaluronic acid receptor 1 isoform X2, with product MAESACESLGLQLASKAHVEKAKGYGFETCSYGWVLDKIGVIPRIQNNEYCGKNKTGVVTWKVDLSKTFVSAYCFNDSDVRINSCKPELMVAQFPSTAVMPTSGSIMASTILNTETQTLPGLTSRPHVMTTAKDSTTSLYTTRTTRSTTPMTTTKTTPKTTTMTLTTVAQKNERIVFGGLPTTLLILALVFFMAAVVLAVCYIKKYKTHLLFTTKKKKEKESVEAKVFKDTSGAENTKEEERESNGKEAVSPQKPTGNSIEVEV from the exons ATGGCGGAAAGTGCGTGCGAGTCACTGGGACTACAGCTCGCCAGCAAGGCTCATGTGGAGAAGGCCAAGGGATATGGATTTGAGACGTGCAG ctatGGATGGGTATTGGACAAAATTGGAGTCATCCCACGGATCCAAAACAACGAATACTGCGGCAAGAACAAAACCGGGGTCGTCACCTGGAAAGTTGACCTCAGCAAAACCTTCGTCAGCGCCTATTGTTTCAATGACTCCG ACGTCCGGATTAATTCCTGTAAGCCGGAGCTGATGGTCGCACAATTCCCGAGCACCGCGGTGATGCCAACCTCTGGATCCATCATGGCGTCGACCATCCTAAATACAGAAACGCAGACGCTGCCAGGACTGACATCCAGACCGCACGTGATGACGACAGCGAAAGACTCGACCACATCATTATATACAACGAGGACTACGCGATCTACAACACCAATGACAACGACAAAAACAACACCAAAAACAACGACAATGACACTGACAACAGTGGCGCAAAAAAATGAGAGAATCGTATTTGGAG GATTGCCGACGACGCTGCTCATACTGGCGCTGGTGTTCTTTATGGCGGCCGTGGTCCTCGCCGTTTGCTATATTAAAAA GTACAAAACGCATTTACTCTTCACCACCAAGAAGAAAAAGGAGAAAGAGTCCGTGGAGGCCAAAGTGTTCAAAGACACGTCGGGCGCCGAAAACACGAAAGAGGAAGA